A region of Paenimyroides aestuarii DNA encodes the following proteins:
- the pyrF gene encoding orotidine-5'-phosphate decarboxylase, with the protein MTTKQLYEQIQQKKSFLCIGLDVDLTKIPHHLLATDDPIFEFNKAIIDATHDLCVSYKPNTAFYEAYGLKGWQSLEKTINYINENYPDIFTIADAKRGDIGNTSTMYAKAFLEDLNFDSVTVAPYMGKDSVEPFLAFENKHTILLALTSNEGAFDFQTKEINEKPLYQTILETSKNYKNSQNLMYVVGATKADYFKEIRAIVPDAFLLVPGVGAQGGSLVDVCKFGMNKQVGLLINSSRGIIYASNQQDFAEAARTEALKLQKAMEIILEQN; encoded by the coding sequence ATGACAACAAAACAACTTTACGAGCAAATTCAGCAAAAAAAGTCATTCCTTTGTATTGGTTTAGATGTAGATTTAACCAAAATTCCACATCATTTATTAGCCACCGACGATCCCATTTTCGAATTCAACAAAGCCATCATCGATGCCACACACGATTTATGTGTATCCTATAAACCCAACACCGCTTTCTATGAAGCCTACGGATTAAAAGGTTGGCAATCGTTAGAAAAAACAATCAACTACATCAACGAAAACTATCCCGATATTTTCACCATTGCCGATGCAAAACGTGGCGATATTGGCAACACTTCCACCATGTATGCCAAAGCTTTTCTAGAAGATTTAAACTTTGATTCAGTAACCGTTGCCCCCTACATGGGCAAAGATTCCGTAGAGCCTTTTTTGGCATTTGAAAACAAGCATACCATTTTGCTGGCTCTTACATCAAACGAAGGTGCATTTGATTTCCAAACCAAAGAAATAAACGAGAAACCATTGTATCAAACCATATTAGAAACATCAAAGAACTATAAAAACAGCCAAAATTTAATGTATGTAGTTGGTGCAACAAAAGCCGATTATTTCAAAGAAATCAGAGCCATTGTTCCCGATGCATTTTTATTAGTTCCCGGCGTAGGTGCACAAGGAGGTAGTTTAGTAGATGTGTGCAAATTTGGAATGAACAAGCAAGTTGGCTTGTTAATCAATTCATCGCGCGGAATTATCTATGCATCAAATCAACAAGATTTTGCCGAAGCAGCCCGAACCGAAGCATTGAAATTGCAAAAAGCCATGGAAATAATTTTAGAACAAAACTAA
- a CDS encoding ABC transporter substrate-binding protein: MITITDDLGTIHHFEVTPKRIISLVPSLTETLYELGLEDQIIGITKFCVHPYHLKSVKINVGGTKKVHIEKIKALNPDVIIANKEENTLEIVNSLKEICPVFVTDIVTVDDTLKTITDFGQLFKRTTDAKKWMEKIQFAHADFERFMETKQWQKAAYLIWREPYMAAGSETFINEMLKLNKFENIYEQFEGRYPEVEIRKMRIQGDPELVLLSSEPYPFKEEHAFEIGRATHHAKTIFVDGEMFSWYGTRLFKAFQYFKALQNRIAE; encoded by the coding sequence ATGATTACAATAACCGACGATTTAGGAACCATACACCACTTTGAAGTAACTCCCAAACGAATCATTTCATTAGTGCCATCACTCACCGAAACCTTGTATGAATTGGGATTAGAAGACCAAATTATTGGAATAACGAAGTTCTGTGTGCATCCATATCATTTAAAATCGGTAAAAATAAATGTGGGCGGAACAAAAAAAGTACATATCGAAAAAATAAAAGCACTAAATCCTGATGTAATCATTGCCAATAAAGAAGAAAATACATTGGAAATAGTGAATAGCTTAAAAGAAATTTGCCCTGTTTTTGTAACCGATATTGTAACAGTTGATGATACATTGAAAACAATTACCGATTTTGGACAGCTTTTTAAACGAACTACCGATGCCAAAAAGTGGATGGAAAAAATACAGTTTGCCCATGCCGATTTTGAACGTTTTATGGAAACGAAGCAATGGCAAAAAGCAGCGTATTTAATTTGGCGCGAACCTTATATGGCGGCAGGAAGCGAAACATTTATAAACGAAATGCTGAAACTGAACAAATTTGAAAATATTTACGAACAATTTGAGGGGCGATACCCTGAAGTAGAAATAAGAAAAATGCGTATTCAAGGCGATCCAGAATTGGTTTTGCTTTCCTCAGAGCCTTATCCTTTTAAAGAAGAGCATGCATTTGAAATTGGAAGAGCCACACATCACGCAAAAACCATATTCGTTGATGGTGAAATGTTTTCTTGGTATGGCACACGTTTGTTTAAAGCTTTTCAATATTTTAAAGCCTTACAAAACCGTATCGCAGAATAA
- a CDS encoding FKBP-type peptidyl-prolyl cis-trans isomerase codes for MSVAALLLKRKQELAEKNKREGNVYRETFTQLEGVTVLPSGVMYRITEEGTGICPTLESKVRCHYHGTNVQGEVFDSSVERAKPADFQINKLIKGWQEVMPLLKVGSKAEIVIPAESAYGEEQISKEIGPNSTLVFQVELIGVL; via the coding sequence ATGAGTGTAGCAGCATTATTATTAAAGCGTAAACAAGAATTAGCAGAAAAAAATAAACGCGAAGGCAATGTTTATCGGGAAACTTTTACCCAGCTAGAAGGAGTCACCGTACTTCCAAGTGGTGTTATGTATCGAATAACTGAAGAAGGAACGGGAATTTGCCCCACTCTTGAAAGCAAAGTGCGTTGCCACTATCACGGAACCAATGTCCAGGGCGAAGTATTTGATAGTTCTGTTGAAAGAGCAAAACCCGCCGATTTTCAAATTAATAAATTAATAAAAGGTTGGCAGGAAGTAATGCCATTACTTAAAGTAGGCTCTAAAGCTGAAATAGTAATACCGGCCGAGAGTGCATACGGCGAAGAACAAATTTCAAAAGAAATAGGACCAAATAGTACGCTGGTTTTTCAAGTAGAATTAATAGGAGTTTTGTAA
- a CDS encoding DUF202 domain-containing protein — protein MKKDLILREKLAIKRTHLANQTTLLAFLRTAMYFFVAGLSINEFLIFDKNHLVAMGMYIFSLLILFYGGISFVKQRKWISEHEIHIGDYKLAYEKE, from the coding sequence ATGAAAAAAGATTTAATTTTACGAGAAAAATTAGCCATTAAACGCACGCATTTAGCCAATCAAACCACATTACTTGCATTTTTGCGAACCGCAATGTATTTCTTTGTAGCGGGCTTATCGATCAATGAATTTTTAATTTTTGATAAAAATCATTTGGTTGCAATGGGTATGTATATATTTTCGTTACTCATTCTTTTTTATGGAGGAATTAGTTTTGTGAAGCAGCGCAAATGGATTTCGGAGCATGAAATTCACATTGGCGATTATAAATTAGCATACGAAAAGGAATAA
- the murQ gene encoding N-acetylmuramic acid 6-phosphate etherase — translation MLFEKITESESNYNHLEQMSVADLLSNINKEDQTVPLAVQKAIPQIEKTVHAIVSQLKKGGRLFYIGAGTSGRLGVVDASECPPTFGVAYDKVIGLIAGGDDAIRKAVENAEDNIHQAEIDLKSYQINSNDFVIGIAASGTTPYVLGGLKFCIENKIPTGGITCNEGSPLALLAHFPIVVTVGPEFVTGSSRMKAGTAQKLVLNMISTATMIQLGHVKGNKMVDMKLSNDKLVNRAIQMVMNELHVSKEQATELISLHGNVRNAIVNYTK, via the coding sequence ATGCTTTTTGAAAAAATCACCGAATCCGAATCGAATTACAACCATTTAGAGCAAATGAGTGTTGCAGATTTGCTTTCAAACATCAATAAAGAAGACCAAACCGTTCCGCTTGCTGTTCAAAAAGCTATTCCCCAAATCGAAAAAACGGTTCATGCCATTGTTTCGCAATTAAAAAAAGGCGGTCGTTTGTTTTATATTGGTGCAGGAACATCGGGCAGATTGGGTGTAGTTGATGCATCAGAATGTCCGCCTACTTTTGGAGTGGCTTACGACAAAGTGATCGGTTTAATTGCCGGAGGCGATGATGCGATAAGAAAAGCAGTTGAAAACGCAGAAGACAATATCCACCAAGCCGAAATCGACCTAAAATCATACCAAATCAATAGCAACGATTTTGTTATTGGTATTGCGGCATCAGGAACAACTCCGTATGTGTTAGGTGGTTTAAAATTTTGTATCGAAAATAAAATTCCTACAGGAGGCATCACATGCAATGAAGGCAGTCCGTTGGCTTTATTAGCTCATTTTCCGATTGTGGTAACAGTAGGACCGGAATTTGTAACCGGAAGTTCCCGCATGAAAGCCGGTACTGCTCAAAAGTTGGTGTTGAACATGATTTCTACTGCAACAATGATCCAACTAGGGCATGTGAAAGGCAACAAAATGGTTGATATGAAATTATCAAACGATAAACTAGTAAACAGAGCCATACAAATGGTAATGAATGAGCTGCATGTTTCAAAAGAACAAGCAACAGAGCTTATTTCTTTGCACGGAAATGTGCGCAATGCAATTGTTAATTATACAAAATAA
- a CDS encoding adenosylcobalamin-dependent ribonucleoside-diphosphate reductase: MELAPDVLEAKKTYTNEEAVKASTAYFKGDVLAATVFVNKYALKDSQGNIYEKTPDDMHRRIASEIARVEAKYANPMSEEQVFDLIKNFTYIIPQGSPMTGIGNPFQIASLSNCFVIGNNGQSDSYGGIMKIDQEQVQLMKRRGGVGHDLSHIRPKGSPVKNSALTSTGLVPFMERFSNSTREVAQDGRRGALMLSVSVNHPDAEGFIDAKLEQGKVTGANVSVRIDDAFMKAVQNNEVYTQKYPIFSQNPKFSKELNAAELWKKIVHNAWKSAEPGILFWDTIINESLPDCYADLGYKTLSTNPCGEIPLCAYDSCRLLAINLFSYVVNPFTAEAYFDFELFKKHVAIAQRMMDDIIDLELEKIDAIIEKIDEDPEEAEVKRIERNLWIEIRKKAEEGRRTGVGITAEGDMLAALGIRYGSKEGNEFSVNLHKTLALAAYRSSVEMAKERGAFAIYDAKRELNNPFALRIKENDPELYNDMQEYGRRNIALLTIAPTGSTSILSQTTSGIEPVFLPVYKRRRKVNPNDKDVRVDFVDEVGDSWEEYVVFHHKFKMWMEVNGIDTDKNYTQEEINVLIEKSPYYKATSNDVDYISKVEMQGAIQKWVDHSISVTINVPNDVTEELVGQLYMKAWEVGCKGVTVYRDGSRSGVLISNDKKEEKKTETAAENEVSFPTKRPQILEADVVRFQNNKEKWIAFIGKIDNHPYEIFTGLADDEDGILIPRWVNNGFIIKNRDENGNSRYDFQYVNQRGYKTTIEGLSYRFDPVFWNYAKLISGTLRHGMKIENVVDLINSLQLDNESINTWKNGVARALKRFVPDGTEANGQKCSNCNSTNLMYQEGCLTCKDCGSSKCG; this comes from the coding sequence ATGGAATTAGCACCAGACGTTTTAGAGGCAAAAAAAACGTACACTAATGAAGAAGCAGTAAAAGCTTCAACAGCATACTTTAAGGGCGATGTATTGGCAGCAACTGTTTTTGTGAATAAATATGCATTGAAAGATTCGCAGGGGAATATCTATGAAAAAACACCTGATGATATGCATCGCCGTATTGCATCAGAAATTGCTCGTGTAGAGGCAAAATATGCCAACCCAATGAGCGAAGAACAAGTTTTTGACTTAATTAAGAATTTTACCTATATCATTCCGCAAGGAAGTCCAATGACGGGTATTGGAAATCCGTTTCAAATTGCTTCCTTATCAAACTGTTTCGTGATCGGAAACAATGGGCAAAGCGATTCGTATGGCGGTATTATGAAAATTGATCAAGAGCAAGTACAACTAATGAAGCGTCGCGGTGGAGTAGGGCATGATTTGTCACACATTCGTCCAAAAGGTTCTCCAGTGAAAAATTCTGCTTTAACATCTACAGGTTTGGTTCCTTTTATGGAGCGTTTTTCCAACTCAACCCGCGAAGTAGCCCAAGATGGTCGTCGTGGAGCATTAATGCTTTCGGTATCGGTGAATCATCCCGATGCAGAAGGTTTTATTGATGCGAAACTAGAACAGGGAAAAGTAACCGGTGCAAATGTTTCTGTTCGAATTGACGATGCATTTATGAAAGCTGTTCAAAACAATGAAGTTTATACCCAAAAATATCCGATTTTCTCACAAAATCCAAAGTTTTCTAAAGAATTGAATGCTGCAGAATTGTGGAAAAAAATCGTACACAACGCATGGAAATCTGCCGAACCAGGGATTCTGTTCTGGGACACCATCATCAACGAATCATTGCCAGATTGTTATGCCGATTTAGGTTACAAGACATTATCAACAAATCCATGTGGTGAAATTCCTTTGTGTGCTTACGATTCGTGTCGTTTGTTGGCAATCAATTTGTTCTCGTATGTAGTGAATCCTTTTACTGCAGAAGCGTATTTCGATTTTGAATTGTTCAAAAAACACGTAGCAATTGCACAGCGAATGATGGATGATATTATTGATTTAGAATTAGAAAAAATCGATGCTATCATTGAAAAAATCGACGAAGATCCAGAAGAAGCAGAAGTAAAACGCATTGAAAGAAATTTGTGGATTGAAATTCGCAAAAAAGCAGAAGAAGGCCGCAGAACAGGAGTGGGAATTACCGCAGAAGGCGATATGTTGGCTGCATTAGGTATTCGCTATGGCTCTAAAGAAGGAAACGAATTCTCTGTAAACCTACATAAAACATTGGCTTTAGCAGCATATCGTTCATCAGTAGAAATGGCGAAAGAGCGTGGTGCTTTTGCAATTTACGATGCAAAACGCGAATTAAACAACCCATTTGCGCTGCGTATTAAAGAAAACGACCCAGAATTGTATAACGATATGCAAGAATATGGACGTAGAAATATTGCCTTATTAACCATTGCGCCAACAGGTTCCACATCGATCTTGTCGCAAACCACATCGGGTATAGAGCCAGTTTTCTTACCAGTTTATAAACGCCGTAGAAAAGTAAATCCAAACGATAAAGATGTTCGTGTTGATTTTGTAGATGAAGTAGGAGATTCTTGGGAAGAATATGTGGTGTTTCACCATAAATTTAAAATGTGGATGGAAGTAAACGGTATAGATACCGATAAAAATTACACACAAGAAGAAATCAACGTTTTAATTGAAAAATCACCTTATTACAAAGCCACTTCAAACGATGTAGATTATATTAGTAAAGTAGAAATGCAAGGTGCTATTCAAAAATGGGTAGATCACTCTATTTCTGTAACCATTAATGTACCAAATGATGTAACCGAAGAATTGGTAGGTCAATTGTATATGAAAGCTTGGGAAGTAGGTTGTAAAGGGGTAACAGTATATCGCGACGGTTCTCGTTCAGGTGTATTGATTTCAAACGACAAAAAAGAAGAAAAGAAAACCGAAACGGCAGCAGAAAACGAAGTTTCGTTCCCAACAAAACGTCCACAAATTTTAGAAGCAGATGTAGTTCGTTTTCAAAACAACAAAGAAAAATGGATTGCATTTATTGGTAAAATAGACAACCATCCCTACGAAATTTTCACAGGTTTAGCCGATGATGAAGATGGAATCTTAATTCCGCGTTGGGTAAACAATGGGTTTATTATTAAAAACCGCGATGAAAACGGAAACTCTCGATATGATTTTCAATATGTAAACCAACGTGGTTATAAAACAACAATTGAAGGATTATCTTATCGATTTGACCCTGTTTTCTGGAACTATGCAAAATTAATTTCGGGTACCTTACGCCACGGAATGAAAATTGAAAACGTAGTAGATTTAATCAACTCATTACAGTTAGATAACGAATCAATCAACACATGGAAAAACGGAGTGGCACGCGCATTAAAACGCTTTGTGCCAGACGGAACCGAAGCCAACGGACAGAAATGCAGCAACTGTAATTCCACCAACTTAATGTATCAAGAAGGTTGCTTAACATGTAAAGACTGCGGATCTTCTAAATGTGGGTAA
- a CDS encoding DNA topoisomerase IV yields MKKLCILICSVFLASCYNQERKCTDFKTGTFLFEQEINGEKHTSTFVRTDMYEIETYNGRTDTASIRWVNDCEYVLQKINPRNMSEQKAVQMKILTTTVNGYTFEYSIVGDVNKQKGTITKIQQ; encoded by the coding sequence ATGAAGAAATTATGTATATTAATATGTTCGGTTTTTCTGGCAAGTTGCTACAATCAAGAAAGAAAGTGCACCGACTTTAAAACCGGAACTTTTTTGTTTGAACAAGAAATCAATGGTGAAAAACACACTTCTACTTTTGTTCGCACAGATATGTATGAAATTGAAACATATAACGGAAGAACCGATACGGCAAGTATTCGTTGGGTTAATGATTGCGAATATGTATTGCAAAAAATCAATCCAAGAAATATGTCTGAACAAAAAGCTGTTCAAATGAAAATTTTGACGACAACTGTTAACGGCTATACCTTTGAATATAGTATTGTGGGCGATGTTAACAAACAAAAAGGAACAATTACAAAGATTCAACAATAA
- the prfA gene encoding peptide chain release factor 1, with protein sequence MLDRLQYVKQRYDEVSDLIIQPDVIADQKRYVQLNKEYKDLKALVEKREEYINVVGNIDEAKEIIADGSDAEMVEMAKMQLDEAQTRLPELEEEIKFMLIPKDPEDAKNVMVEIRAGTGGDEASIFAGDLFRMYTKYCENKGWRTSVVDLNEGTSGGFKEVIFEVTGEDVYGTLKFEAGVHRVQRVPQTETQGRVHTSAATVMVLPEAEEFDVQIDMNDVRIDFFCSSGPGGQSVNTTKSAVRMTHIPTGLVAQCQDEKSQHKNKDKALTVLRSRLYEMELAKKQEEDAKKRNSQVSSGDRSAKIRTYNYPQGRVTDHRIGLTIYDLDGVMNGNIQKVIDELQLVANTEKLKESEVF encoded by the coding sequence ATGTTAGATCGTTTACAATATGTAAAACAACGTTATGATGAGGTTTCTGACTTGATTATTCAACCAGATGTTATCGCCGATCAAAAACGTTATGTACAATTAAACAAAGAATACAAAGACTTAAAAGCCTTGGTTGAAAAACGCGAGGAATATATAAACGTAGTAGGAAATATCGACGAAGCCAAAGAAATCATTGCCGATGGCAGCGATGCCGAAATGGTTGAAATGGCAAAAATGCAGTTAGACGAAGCCCAAACACGCTTACCCGAACTAGAAGAAGAAATCAAGTTTATGCTGATTCCAAAAGATCCGGAAGACGCTAAAAACGTGATGGTTGAAATCCGTGCAGGAACAGGTGGTGATGAAGCATCTATCTTTGCCGGCGATTTATTCCGTATGTACACCAAATATTGCGAAAACAAAGGCTGGAGAACATCGGTTGTAGATTTAAACGAAGGAACATCGGGCGGTTTCAAAGAGGTTATTTTCGAAGTAACCGGCGAAGACGTTTACGGAACCTTAAAGTTCGAAGCAGGCGTTCACCGTGTGCAACGTGTACCGCAAACCGAAACCCAAGGCCGCGTGCACACATCGGCAGCAACGGTTATGGTTCTACCCGAAGCCGAAGAGTTCGACGTGCAAATTGATATGAACGATGTGCGTATCGATTTCTTTTGTTCATCAGGCCCCGGAGGTCAGTCGGTAAATACCACAAAATCAGCTGTTCGTATGACCCACATTCCTACAGGTTTGGTAGCGCAATGCCAAGACGAGAAATCGCAACACAAAAACAAAGACAAAGCTTTAACCGTTTTGCGCTCCCGTTTATACGAAATGGAATTAGCCAAAAAGCAAGAAGAAGACGCGAAAAAACGTAATTCCCAAGTATCATCAGGCGACCGTTCCGCTAAAATTCGCACCTACAACTATCCGCAAGGGCGTGTTACCGACCACCGTATCGGTTTAACCATCTACGATTTAGACGGTGTGATGAACGGAAACATTCAAAAAGTTATCGATGAACTGCAACTTGTAGCAAACACCGAAAAGTTAAAAGAATCAGAAGTATTTTAA
- a CDS encoding ribonucleotide-diphosphate reductase subunit beta gives MSIFSKRVNYKPFEYPEILEFTNAINKSFWVHSEVDFTADVQDFHSHLSPIEQEIVKRSLLAIAQIEVNVKTFWGNLYTHLPKPEFNGLGSTFAECEFRHSEAYSRLLEVLGYNNAFENVVQIPVIKKRIDYLSNALKHSKAEDKKDYLKSLILFTILIENVSLFSQFAIILSFTRFKGAMKNVSNIIAWTSVDEQIHANAGIYIINKIKEEFPDYFDDATVEEINQIVKESIEIESEILDWIFEFGELETISKNNLLNFMKFRLDESMVKIGLKKLFFVSDDAYQPMIWFEEEIFANSLDDFFAKRPVDYTKHDKSITADDLF, from the coding sequence ATGAGTATTTTTTCTAAACGTGTTAATTACAAACCATTTGAATATCCAGAGATTTTAGAGTTTACCAATGCGATTAACAAATCGTTTTGGGTGCATTCCGAAGTAGATTTTACTGCCGATGTTCAAGATTTCCACTCACATTTATCGCCTATCGAGCAAGAAATTGTTAAGCGCAGTTTGCTGGCAATTGCACAGATCGAAGTAAATGTAAAAACGTTTTGGGGTAATTTATACACCCATTTACCAAAGCCAGAATTTAATGGTTTGGGGAGCACGTTTGCCGAGTGCGAATTTCGTCATTCTGAAGCTTATTCGCGTTTGTTAGAGGTTTTGGGTTACAACAATGCTTTTGAAAACGTGGTACAGATTCCAGTGATTAAAAAACGCATCGATTATTTATCAAATGCTTTAAAACACTCCAAAGCAGAAGATAAGAAAGATTACTTAAAATCACTGATTTTATTTACTATTTTAATTGAAAATGTATCGCTTTTTAGTCAATTTGCCATTATTTTATCGTTTACGCGCTTCAAAGGTGCCATGAAAAATGTAAGTAATATTATTGCATGGACATCTGTTGACGAGCAAATTCATGCCAATGCCGGGATTTATATCATCAATAAAATAAAAGAAGAGTTTCCCGATTATTTTGATGATGCCACGGTAGAAGAAATCAATCAAATTGTAAAAGAATCAATCGAAATTGAAAGTGAAATTCTGGATTGGATTTTTGAATTTGGCGAATTGGAAACCATTTCTAAGAACAATTTATTGAATTTTATGAAGTTTCGTTTAGATGAAAGCATGGTAAAAATTGGTTTAAAGAAATTGTTTTTTGTGAGCGATGACGCTTACCAGCCCATGATTTGGTTTGAAGAAGAAATTTTTGCAAACAGTTTAGACGATTTCTTTGCAAAACGTCCGGTTGATTATACCAAACACGACAAAAGCATTACTGCCGACGATTTATTTTAA
- a CDS encoding lipocalin family protein produces the protein MQKKNVLLTAGALGIGSIAYLALKNKKKKSDITVVTPFDLNRYLGRWYEIARLDFRHEKNLNNTTAHYSLNKDHSIKVVNQGWNYIKEEWEVAEGKAKPAKKNTGALKVSFWGPFYDEYNVVEITSDYQYALVFGRNTDYMWILSREKTIPDVIRQYFVLKAQSFGYNTDKLVWPEHD, from the coding sequence ATGCAAAAAAAGAATGTTTTACTCACAGCAGGTGCCTTAGGCATTGGATCTATTGCTTATTTGGCGCTCAAAAATAAAAAGAAAAAAAGTGATATTACGGTGGTGACCCCGTTTGACTTGAATCGATATTTGGGTAGATGGTACGAAATTGCCCGACTAGATTTTCGTCATGAAAAAAACTTGAACAATACCACTGCCCACTACAGTTTAAATAAAGATCATTCCATCAAAGTGGTAAACCAAGGGTGGAATTACATTAAAGAGGAATGGGAAGTTGCTGAAGGAAAAGCAAAACCTGCAAAAAAGAATACAGGTGCTTTAAAAGTATCATTCTGGGGACCATTCTATGATGAATACAACGTGGTTGAAATTACAAGCGATTATCAGTATGCGTTGGTTTTTGGACGCAATACCGATTATATGTGGATTTTGTCTCGCGAAAAAACAATTCCAGATGTTATCAGGCAATATTTTGTTTTAAAAGCGCAAAGTTTTGGATACAATACCGATAAATTAGTTTGGCCGGAACATGATTAA
- a CDS encoding transposase, whose translation MKKCLLLSTLFLGLNIYAQKECDAFKLENATLTTENQYLKKILDINKPIVEVEKDNLLFQITDIKGNSKDKNIQITFLVATKTEYLSLYLKDFSIIDLEGNEYKVDFIKSSSANTELSQNVPLKLTFLFNDIKNQPLFLKLLKFKVVSKTKKYAVNGFNSNFEFRDLKVRWN comes from the coding sequence ATGAAAAAATGTTTACTTCTTAGTACCCTCTTTTTAGGCTTAAATATTTATGCACAAAAAGAATGTGATGCTTTCAAATTAGAAAATGCAACTTTAACAACCGAAAACCAATATTTAAAGAAGATACTCGATATCAATAAGCCAATCGTAGAAGTTGAAAAAGACAATTTGCTTTTTCAAATTACAGATATTAAAGGAAATTCTAAAGATAAAAACATACAAATCACGTTTTTAGTAGCAACTAAAACCGAATATTTAAGCTTATATTTAAAAGATTTTTCAATAATTGATTTAGAAGGAAATGAATACAAAGTAGATTTCATAAAATCAAGCAGTGCCAATACAGAATTGTCACAAAATGTACCATTGAAACTAACATTTTTGTTCAATGATATAAAAAACCAACCTCTTTTCTTAAAACTTCTAAAATTTAAAGTAGTTTCTAAAACAAAGAAATATGCAGTAAACGGCTTTAATTCAAATTTTGAATTTCGCGATTTAAAAGTTAGATGGAATTAA
- the accD gene encoding acetyl-CoA carboxylase, carboxyltransferase subunit beta gives MAWFKRKEKGITTPTEDKKDTPKGLWYKSPTGKIIESDELARNLWISPEDDYHVRIGSKEYFEILFDDNQYKELFGSITAKDPLKFVDTKKYSDRLKEAKDKTKLKDAVRVAVGKSKGADLVVACMDFAFIGGSMGSVVGEKIARGIDHSIKHNIPFMMISKSGGARMMEAAYSLMQMAKTSAKLALLADAKIPYISLCTDPTTGGTTASYAMLGDINIAEPGALIGFAGPRIVKDTTGKDLPDGFQTSEFLLEHGFLDFVVHRKQLKDKVNQYIDLVLNQPLR, from the coding sequence ATGGCTTGGTTTAAAAGAAAAGAAAAAGGAATTACAACACCTACCGAAGATAAAAAAGACACACCCAAAGGCTTGTGGTATAAATCACCTACGGGAAAAATCATAGAATCAGACGAATTAGCACGAAACTTGTGGATTTCGCCAGAAGATGATTACCATGTGCGAATTGGTAGCAAAGAATATTTCGAAATTTTATTTGATGACAATCAATACAAAGAATTGTTTGGATCAATTACTGCAAAAGACCCTTTAAAGTTTGTTGATACAAAAAAATACAGCGACCGTCTAAAAGAAGCAAAAGACAAAACCAAATTGAAAGATGCTGTTCGGGTAGCCGTAGGAAAATCAAAAGGCGCAGATTTAGTTGTAGCCTGTATGGATTTTGCTTTTATCGGTGGCTCAATGGGTTCGGTGGTAGGAGAAAAAATTGCACGCGGAATTGATCATTCCATCAAACACAATATTCCTTTTATGATGATTTCAAAATCAGGAGGTGCACGTATGATGGAAGCTGCATATTCGTTGATGCAAATGGCAAAAACATCGGCAAAATTGGCACTTTTGGCAGATGCTAAAATTCCATATATTTCTTTATGTACCGATCCAACAACCGGCGGAACCACTGCTTCCTATGCCATGTTGGGCGATATAAACATTGCCGAACCAGGTGCATTGATTGGTTTCGCAGGACCAAGAATCGTTAAAGACACTACTGGAAAAGACCTTCCTGATGGCTTTCAAACATCTGAATTTTTATTAGAACACGGTTTCTTAGACTTTGTAGTGCACAGAAAACAATTAAAAGACAAAGTGAATCAATACATCGATTTGGTTTTAAATCAACCTTTGCGATAA
- a CDS encoding DUF6095 family protein — METPKADKTRIYKGLQKVFIAIPLMFVGPIIIYSSFKNKEHLLYYPVLILGCLICLYAMYLFFKGLRTIVNGLFND, encoded by the coding sequence ATGGAAACACCAAAAGCTGATAAAACGCGTATTTACAAAGGTCTGCAAAAAGTTTTTATTGCCATTCCACTCATGTTTGTTGGTCCAATTATTATCTATTCGTCTTTCAAAAATAAAGAACACCTGCTTTACTATCCTGTATTAATCTTGGGGTGTTTGATTTGTTTATATGCGATGTATTTATTTTTTAAAGGATTAAGAACTATTGTTAACGGTCTATTCAACGATTAG